GAAAATCCAATTATTCTTTGGATCGGTTCCTCTCGATTGTCTCTAAAAAAATGGCATAAAGCAATTCTCTCCGTTCCTGCCCTTGTGGGGATTCTTGTAATTCTCGGTTGGGCCTTCGATTTGGAACTTTTAAAGAGACCAAGGCCAACCTGGGCAGCCATGAACCCTATGTCGGCTTTCGCTTTCATTGTGATTAGCCTGATCTTATTATTATTTTCGAAATTTAAGGCTGAGAAGAGACATGCCTTTCTTCTGCGGATTATTTCTCTTTTTCTGATTGGAATCGGTTTGAGCAGACTGATCGCCGTTTTAGGAGGTTGGGATTTAGAAATCGATCAAATCCTTTTCTCAAAGGAATTAGCAAAGGATATTATGAGTGGGGTCCCGAATCGAATGGCACCAAACACTGCATTCGATTTCTGTTTATTAGGATTCTCTTTTCTATTAGCCTCTTTCAATAGTCGTTATCTTAAATCGACGGCAAATTATTTTTCATTCGTAGCTCTGTTGGTAGGCGTCTTCTCAGTTATGGGATATTTGTACCAGGTAAAAGAATTCTACGGAATTTTTTCCTTTAAGCCTATGGCGATCCATACTGCGATTTGCTTTATCGTAGCTTCTCTTGCTTTTTTGTTTCAGAATGGGGATTACGGGTTCATGCGGGTATTTACGAGTACTTATTCTGGGGGAAGGATCGCAAGATTCCTTGCTCCTTTCGTGATCCTTGTTCCTGTCATCTTCGGTTTCATTCGAATTTATTTGCAGCATCTGCATCCGATAAGCGTGGAGCTTGGAGTAGGGATCCTAATGACCGGGATCATTCTCTCCTTTTTTACTCTAGTTTGGTTTATTTCTTCGGAATTAAATAAGACCGATTTAGCTAGGACAACTGCAGAAGAGAAGCTTTCAAGTTTGAACCAGGACTTAGAAAGAATGATCCAAACAAGGACTATGGATCTCTATAAAAGCGAGAATCGCTTTCGTACAATCATAGAACAATTTCCTTATCCGGTTCTAACTTATACTCCTGAAGGAGTTTGTACTGGCGCAAATCTTGCTTGGGAGGACATGTGGGAGGCGAGAAGAGATAATTTAGTAGATTATAATATAATAAATGATCCTCAAATAAAATCTTCCGGTTTACTTCGCTGGGTAGAAATGGCGTTTAATGGGGAGCCGGCTGTCTCTGAACCATTTGTTTACGATCCTCAAGGGATTGGGAAGGGCGGAAGACCTCGTTGGTTACAGTTGATCTTTCATCCAATTAAGAACACTGCAGGTGTCTTGCTAGAAGTGATTACGGTGCAACAAGATATCACTGCGAGCAAAGAGGCAGAAAATCAAATCCGTTCTCTAAATAACGATCTAGAAGAAAGAGTGAAGCAAAGAACTGAACAGTTGGTGCTAGCGAATAAGGAACTCGAATCTTTTTCCTATTCCATATCTCACGATTTACGTGCTCCCATCCGAGGGATCAGCGGATTTACTCAGATCTTGTTAGAAGATTATGGTCCGCAATTAGATGCGGAGGGCTTACGGATTATCGGAAAGATCATAGAGAATGCAAGGCAAATGGGCCAACTCGTGGATGATCTTTTGGAATTCTCTAGATTGGGAAGAACTGAATTGACCCAGAGAGACATTCAGATGAAGGAATTGGCTCTTTTCATATTCAATGAATTAAAGAATGCAGAATCTAAGAGAGAGATAGAATTCGAAATTTCTAATTTACCTGCGATCAAAGGGGATCAATCCGTTATTCGGCAATTATGGGTGAATCTCATTTCAAATGCGATCAAGTATACTCGCAAGAAAGAAAACGCTAAGATCGAGATCGGCTACAAAGAAGAGGAAGGAGAAGTGATTTTCTTTGTTAAAGATAACGGGGCCGGATTCAATATGCAATATTACCATAAACTATTCGGGGTCTTTCAAAGATTGCATTCCAATATGGATTTTGAAGGCACAGGTGTAGGGTTAGCGATTGTTAAACGGATCGTATCTCGTCACGGGGGAAGGATCTGGGCAGAATCCAAAGAAGGAGAGGGGACTACTTTTTATTTTACATTGCCCGGAAATTCGGAATCGAACTGATCCGTCGATCCAAAGAAATGCATTCTTGAATTCTACTTGGCAGAACTGCTACCTACTATCAACCTGTGGGAGTTTTTACAAGAGGTGTCCGAAGAATGAGGCGTAAATTTTATATTCGATTTTTCTGGATCCCTGCCATCTCTCTACTCCTATTACAAAATTGTTTAACTCCTTCCGGAAACATTTTAGATTACAAAGAACATTTTGCGGCAAATGATCCGGAGATCTTAAGTTCTAAGATTCCCTTAGGAAAAGTTAGAGTTACATTCTTAGGAACGAGTTCTCTTCTTTTGGACGATGGAGAAACTCAAGTCTTAACCGACGGGTTCTTTTCTAGACCATCTTTATTCAGAACCGCCTTTACAAAGATCTCATCTAATGGGAGTGAGATAAAATATGTGATGCTTCTTGCAGGCATAAAAAAGCTAAAGGGAATTTTAGTGTGTCATTCGCATTATGATCATTCTATGGACGCTCCTTTCATCGCGAAAGAAACGAATGCAAAATTATACGGTTCTATTTCCACTCTAATGATTGGTAGAGGGGAAGGTGTTCCTGAAGAGCAGTTAATCCTTTTCGAGCCGGGACAAAAGATTCAGATCGGAAAGTTTAAGATCACGGTTTTAGAATCCAGGCACACTCCTCCTTTTCGTATATTAGGAAAAACAAATGCTTCCGACCCGAATCGACCTCACTTGACCGAGCCTCTAAAGCAACCTGTAAAGGCAGAAGATTATATTGAAGGAGGGACTTACGATTTTCTTGTCGAGCATGGAAAGAATTCAATTTTGATCAAGGGCAGCACAAACTATATCGAAGGTGCATGGAAGGACCTAAAAGCAGATGTTCTCTTTTTGGGAGTCGCAATGCTCGGAAAATTAGACCAAGATTTTCAGGACAAATATTATACGGAAACGGTAGGAACTGTTCATCCTAAGATCGTAGTTCCAGTGCACTGGGATAATTTTTTCAAACCGCTTACCGAACCATTGGAGCCGAATTTGAGCATAGGCGACGATGTAAAGAAGGGAATGGAGTATATGATCCGACGAACCTCCCAAGATGGGATCCAGTTCAATATCTTAAGGGGATTCGGAAGTATTCTCTTATTTTAATCATTTCTTTACATCGGTTACAAAGAAATCCTTATAGAATTCTCCAAGGAGGCTTTGTAGGATGTCCAACCTAATATTCATAGGAAGGTATCTTATATATGATGCTCGATTGGAACGATTACCAAACTCAACTCAAGGCGGCTATGACCGAAGTAGCTCATCTGAATCCTGAAATCATCCGAGGATATAGAGGCTTGAGTGAGGCTGGCGCAAAGACCGGCTTACTAGATCCAAAAACGAAAGAATTGATCGCAATTGCAGTTGGGGTCACTCGTCAATGCGATGGATGCATCGTAACTCATGTGGATGCCGCTATGAAACACGGGGCCACAAAGGAGGAAATTACCGAAGCACTCAGTGTGGCAATTACGGTAAACGCTGGTGCAGCACTCGTTTATTCTACTCGAGCCTTGGATGCGTTTAAGGCCAAATCATCTACTTAATAAGAAGATAATATAAGAACCAGGTTAATTTCAGCTTTCGATCCTTATCAAAGTTTTATTCTTTAATAAGGATCGAGTATGGTCCTAAATGTAAGATTGATTCTTTGCGTAAGAATTCTTTTAGATTTAGGCAAGGAATGCAGCCAATTCGTTTGAGTTTCTCCTTTCATAATTAATAGGCTTCCATGTTCTAAGAACAAAGATATCTGTTCGCCCGATTTTTTATGTTTGAAGCAGAACTTTCTTTCTGCCCCAAAGCTTAAGGATGCGATTATGGTATTTTTCCCCAGCGATTTTTCATCGTCGCTATGCCAGGCCATTCCTTCGTTCCCGTTATGATATAAGTTTAAAAGACAGGAATTGAAAACGAATTCAGATTTTTCTTGCACGAGATTTTTTAAGAATATAAGGCTCTCCGTCCATGGAAGCGCTTTCTTTGTAGAATTCGAATATGTGTATTCGTAGCTTGAATCTCCGTACCAAGCAACCTTTCTGTTCGTAATGATCCTTTTGCCGAAGATAACGGCCTCATCGTTTTGCCAGACAATATCTTGAAGAAGGATTTTCAAAAAAATATCAGATCGATCAGGATTGAGAATCGATCCATAATAATTCACAATCCCGTCGTAAGGTAAAAGATTTGTAGAATGATCTTGTTTAAATAATTCCATTCTTCCAGACCTTGTATTTTTCCTTTAAACAATGGCCGCAGGGACGAAAGCCGTTTTTTAAGGCTTCTCTCTCTGATTCGAAAAAGACACGGTTTCCAATTTTCATTCTTTTCCCGGATTTGCAACGCAAGGTCCCGTATATTTTTAATTTTAAGTTTCCT
Above is a window of Leptospira semungkisensis DNA encoding:
- a CDS encoding PAS domain-containing sensor histidine kinase, coding for MSLKKWHKAILSVPALVGILVILGWAFDLELLKRPRPTWAAMNPMSAFAFIVISLILLLFSKFKAEKRHAFLLRIISLFLIGIGLSRLIAVLGGWDLEIDQILFSKELAKDIMSGVPNRMAPNTAFDFCLLGFSFLLASFNSRYLKSTANYFSFVALLVGVFSVMGYLYQVKEFYGIFSFKPMAIHTAICFIVASLAFLFQNGDYGFMRVFTSTYSGGRIARFLAPFVILVPVIFGFIRIYLQHLHPISVELGVGILMTGIILSFFTLVWFISSELNKTDLARTTAEEKLSSLNQDLERMIQTRTMDLYKSENRFRTIIEQFPYPVLTYTPEGVCTGANLAWEDMWEARRDNLVDYNIINDPQIKSSGLLRWVEMAFNGEPAVSEPFVYDPQGIGKGGRPRWLQLIFHPIKNTAGVLLEVITVQQDITASKEAENQIRSLNNDLEERVKQRTEQLVLANKELESFSYSISHDLRAPIRGISGFTQILLEDYGPQLDAEGLRIIGKIIENARQMGQLVDDLLEFSRLGRTELTQRDIQMKELALFIFNELKNAESKREIEFEISNLPAIKGDQSVIRQLWVNLISNAIKYTRKKENAKIEIGYKEEEGEVIFFVKDNGAGFNMQYYHKLFGVFQRLHSNMDFEGTGVGLAIVKRIVSRHGGRIWAESKEGEGTTFYFTLPGNSESN
- a CDS encoding MBL fold metallo-hydrolase; its protein translation is MRRKFYIRFFWIPAISLLLLQNCLTPSGNILDYKEHFAANDPEILSSKIPLGKVRVTFLGTSSLLLDDGETQVLTDGFFSRPSLFRTAFTKISSNGSEIKYVMLLAGIKKLKGILVCHSHYDHSMDAPFIAKETNAKLYGSISTLMIGRGEGVPEEQLILFEPGQKIQIGKFKITVLESRHTPPFRILGKTNASDPNRPHLTEPLKQPVKAEDYIEGGTYDFLVEHGKNSILIKGSTNYIEGAWKDLKADVLFLGVAMLGKLDQDFQDKYYTETVGTVHPKIVVPVHWDNFFKPLTEPLEPNLSIGDDVKKGMEYMIRRTSQDGIQFNILRGFGSILLF
- a CDS encoding carboxymuconolactone decarboxylase family protein — translated: MMLDWNDYQTQLKAAMTEVAHLNPEIIRGYRGLSEAGAKTGLLDPKTKELIAIAVGVTRQCDGCIVTHVDAAMKHGATKEEITEALSVAITVNAGAALVYSTRALDAFKAKSST
- a CDS encoding alpha-ketoglutarate-dependent dioxygenase AlkB family protein — protein: MELFKQDHSTNLLPYDGIVNYYGSILNPDRSDIFLKILLQDIVWQNDEAVIFGKRIITNRKVAWYGDSSYEYTYSNSTKKALPWTESLIFLKNLVQEKSEFVFNSCLLNLYHNGNEGMAWHSDDEKSLGKNTIIASLSFGAERKFCFKHKKSGEQISLFLEHGSLLIMKGETQTNWLHSLPKSKRILTQRINLTFRTILDPY
- a CDS encoding Ada metal-binding domain-containing protein; the protein is MMQFRDMIIHTDLDRLHLLRLIRTKKIIYAGNLKLKIYGTLRCKSGKRMKIGNRVFFESEREALKNGFRPCGHCLKEKYKVWKNGII